One segment of Salvia splendens isolate huo1 chromosome 20, SspV2, whole genome shotgun sequence DNA contains the following:
- the LOC121781043 gene encoding wall-associated receptor kinase-like 1, with amino-acid sequence MVFPLIARVITFVFLSSTMATAASLSKPGCQEKCGNLTIPYPFGIGSDCSANSSFTVNCTGNPSTAYMSNINLEVINISIYGVVIVNLPVFPVNCYEGQRREAIPASLTESPFTVSAQYNALTVLGCKNSVWLRANETAAGGCMPMCDANTTDFSCNGVNCCQISIPRRAQQFEFTYESIQANNSTFCGYVFPVDKVWLDNEDYTAYKGIVSDMQNPFDQEFRFVPLVLEWEFGSGESISNGDCEYPSLLDESEYNLTSSSRFCFCNSGYEGNPYLVEGCEVIDECSDPSLNNYDCINGNRKENHKITFPVIIRKTSLVVGIFLGVLIFVAAALRLGEAITEAINAIKASRKHMFFKRNGGVLLEQKLAAIENGIEKTRLFSSVELAKATDDYNENRVLGRGGEGVVYKGILEDGRIVAVKKSERVNQGDDVEGFINEVVIVSQINHRNVVKLLGCCLESEVPHLVYEFVSNGTLFSHIHHPHEDFPLFWEMRVRIAKEVAGALAYLHSAASNPIYHRDIKSTNILLDETKRAKISDFGTSRSVCIDQTHVTTRVVGTFGYLDPEYFQSSQFTEKSDVYSFGVVLVELLTGEKAVSAVRVEEGRGLAMHFLLSMEENNVFDIIDARVLREGRREEIEAMAEIARRCLHLNGKSRPTMKEVSRHLDGIQVEKKVTDPDCDDFSSISESFDLDMIFVET; translated from the coding sequence ATGGTGTTTCCCTTGATAGCCCGAGTCATTACATTCGTATTTCTGAGTTCCACAATGGCGACAGCTGCTTCACTCTCGAAGCCCGGTTGCCAAGAGAAATGTGGCAATCTCACCATTCCCTATCCATTTGGGATAGGCTCTGATTGCAGTGCAAACTCGTCCTTCACAGTTAATTGCACAGGAAATCCCTCAACGGCCTACATGAGCAACATAAACTTGGAAGTGATAAATATTTCCATTTATGGTGTGGTTATAGTGAATCTTCCCGTGTTTCCTGTCAACTGCTATGAAGGGCAAAGACGGGAAGCTATACCTGCATCGCTCACAGAAAGTCCGTTCACGGTCTCAGCACAGTACAACGCGCTGACTGTGCTAGGCTGCAAGAATTCAGTGTGGTTGCGCGCTAATGAAACAGCGGCTGGAGGGTGCATGCCTATGTGTGATGCTAATACTACTGATTTCAGTTGCAACGGCGTGAACTGCTGCCAAATCTCAATTCCAAGACGAGCACAACAGTTTGAGTTTACGTACGAAAGCATTCAAGCGAATAATAGTACCTTTTGCGGGTATGTATTTCCCGTTGACAAGGTTTGGCTGGACAATGAGGATTATACGGCGTATAAAGGCATCGTGAGTGATATGCAGAATCCATTTGATCAAGAGTTTCGATTCGTGCCTTTGGTGCTTGAGTGGGAATTCGGAAGTGGAGAAAGTATCTCCAACGGTGATTGCGAATATCCTTCACTGTTAGATGAATCTGAATATAATCTTACCTCTTCTAGTAGGTTCTGTTTCTGCAACTCTGGATATGAAGGAAATCCATATTTAGTTGAAGGATGTGAAGTTATCGATGAATGTAGTGATCCATCGTTGAATAATTATGATTGCATAAATGGGAACCGAAAAGAGAATCACAAAATAACATTTCCTGTTATCATCAGAAAAACATCCCTCGTCGTTGGGATTTTCCTCGGTGTGCTGATCTTTGTCGCTGCAGCATTGAGGCTCGGAGAAGCTATCACAGAAGCAATCAATGCTATCAAGGCCAGCCGAAAACAcatgtttttcaagagaaatgGAGGCGTTTTGTTGGAGCAGAAGTTGGCTGCAATTGAGAATGGGATTGAGAAAACCAGACTGTTCAGTTCTGTTGAGCTGGCAAAAGCTACCGATGATTATAATGAGAATCGAGTACTTGGCCGTGGTGGCGAAGGCGTTGTGTATAAAGGGATATTGGAGGATGGAAGAATCGTGGCAGTGAAGAAGTCGGAGAGGGTGAACCAAGGTGACGACGTGGAAGGCTTCATTAACGAGGTTGTGATTGTATCGCAGATCAATCACAGGAATGTGGTGAAGTTGTTGGGGTGTTGTCTGGAGAGCGAAGTTCCTCATCTCGTGTACGAGTTCGTCTCAAACGGAACTCTATTCTCTCACATCCATCATCCACATGAGGATTTCCCCTTATTTTGGGAGATGAGGGTGAGAATTGCGAAAGAAGTAGCCGGAGCACTCGCGTACTTACACTCTGCCGCGTCTAATCCCATTTACCACCGAGACATCAAGTCGACAAACATACTCTTGGACGAGACGAAGCGGGCTAAAATTTCAGATTTTGGGACGTCGAGATCAGTTTGCATTGATCAAACTCACGTGACCACGCGAGTAGTAGGGACATTCGGGTACTTGGATCCAGAGTACTTCCAGTCGAGCCAGTTCACAGAAAAGAGCGATGTTTACAGCTTTGGAGTGGTGCTGGTAGAGCTTCTGACAGGGGAGAAAGCTGTATCTGCTGTAAGAGTGGAGGAGGGAAGGGGTCTGGCCATGCACTTCCTTCTTTCCATGGAAGAGAATAATGTGTTTGATATTATCGACGCGAGGGTGCTGAGAGAGGGCAGAAGGGAAGAAATCGAGGCGATGGCCGAGATTGCTCGAAGATGTCTGCATTTGAACGGTAAGAGCAGGCCAACGATGAAGGAAGTTTCGCGTCATTTGGATGGGATTCAGGTGGAGAAGAAAGTAACAGATCCTGATTGTGACGACTTCTCTTCCATATCAGAATCCTTTGATTTGGACATGATCTTCGTCGAAACCTGA
- the LOC121781731 gene encoding wall-associated receptor kinase-like 1 translates to MKLALVVLVFSTLSFAITPTLAISMSKPGCPEKCGDVTIPYPFGIGYLCSANPSFAVICKYSAGNSTRMVPFLNIINLEIVNVSIYGVVIVNLPVSSINCSEGQRRESLPISLSGSPFTVSAHYNTLVVLGCKNAVWLHDNGKEVGGCLAMCDDANSTDALSCNGVNCCKTSIPRRVHEFEFTYQSIQTSNSSLCGYVFPVDKKWMQNGDYKRYKGLVDDLSNPSDREFGFVPLVLEWEYGNERTFYNLNCSSPSHYGYQSFDEGSCKIKITDPFEYHTDSDYSECGSLFDYYQYQKRYLSYYHEYEYVSSTEYCTCSAGYEGNPYMFDGCQYPDGLYNNNRSQDSIKIPSIIIGSVFGGLLLLTTAWKFGKTITEMVKASRKYMFYRRNGGILLEQQLAAIEKGIEKTRLFSSVELAKATDDYNENRVLGRGGEGVVYKGMLEDGRIVAVKKSERVKQGDVVDFINEVVIVSQLNHRNVVKLLGCCLESEVPRLVYEFIPNGTLFSHIHHPHEDFPLLWEMRVRIAKQVAGALAYLHSAASVPIYHRDIKSTNILLDEKYRAKISDFGTSRSISLDQTHVTTRVVGTFGYLDPEYFQSSQFTEKSDVYSFGVVLVELLTGEKAISAVRVEEGRGLSMHFLHSMEQDQLFDIVDARVLKEGKKEEIEAMAEIAKRCLHLNGKGRPTMMEVSHHLEGIKVEIPENQIQSSGCDPIEDVDSDGLSSISEIIECSSSDES, encoded by the coding sequence ATGAAGCTAGCCTTGGTAGTTCTGGTCTTTTCCACCCTATCCTTTGCCATAACCCCAACTCTTGCAATTTCCATGTCGAAACCCGGGTGTCCAGAAAAGTGTGGAGATGTCACCATTCCCTATCCTTTTGGAATTGGTTACCTGTGCAGTGCAAACCCCTCATTCGCAGTTATATGCAAATATTCGGCAGGAAACTCCACAAGAATGGTGCCATTCTTGAACATTATAAACTTAGAAATAGTGAATGTTTCTATCTACGGTGTGGTTATAGTGAATCTGCCCGTGTCGTCGATAAACTGCTCTGAAGGGCAAAGAAGAGAATCTCTACCCATATCACTCTCAGGAAGTCCGTTCACAGTCTCAGCACACTACAACACGTTAGTCGTACTAGGCTGCAAGAATGCTGTGTGGCTTCATGATAATGGAAAGGAAGTTGGAGGATGCTTGGCTATGTGTGATGATGCTAATTCTACAGACGCACTCAGTTGCAATGGCGTAAATTGCTGCAAAACATCAATTCCAAGACGAGTCCATGAGTTTGAGTTTACTTACCAAAGTATTCAAACCAGCAACAGCAGTTTATGTGGGTATGTTTTTCCTGTTGACAAGAAATGGATGCAAAATGGGGATTACAAAAGGTATAAAGGCCTTGTGGATGATCTGTCGAATCCATCTGATCGCGAGTTTGGATTTGTGCCGTTGGTACTTGAGTGGGAATATGGTAATGAAAGAACGTTCTACAATTTAAATTGCTCATCTCCATCTCATTATGGATATCAGTCCTTTGATGAAGGTAGTTGCAAGATAAAAATTACCGATCCTTTTGAATACCACACAGACTCGGATTATTCAGAATGTGGATCATTGTTTGATTATTATCAATATCAAAAGAGATATTTATCTTATTATCACGAATATGAGTATGTATCTTCAACAGAATACTGCACATGTAGTGCAGGATATGAAGGAAATCCATATATGTTTGATGGATGTCAATATCCAGATGGGCTTTATAACAATAATAGATCTCAAGATAGCATTAAAATACCATCCATCATTATTGGCAGTGTGTTTGGTGGGTTGCTTTTGCTCACTACAGCTTGGAAGTTTGGCAAAACTATTACAGAGATGGTAAAGGCCAGCCGAAAATACATGTTTTACAGGAGAAATGGAGGCATTTTGTTGGAGCAACAGTTGGCTGCTATTGAGAAAGGCATTGAGAAAACAAGATTGTTTAGTTCTGTTGAGTTGGCCAAAGCTACTGATGACTACAATGAGAATCGAGTACTTGGCCGTGGTGGTGAAGGTGTTGTGTATAAAGGGATGTTGGAGGATGGAAGAATCGTGGCAGTGAAGAAGTCGGAGAGGGTCAAACAAGGTGATGTGGTAGACTTCATTAACGAGGTTGTGATTGTATCACAGTTAAACCATAGGAATGTGGTAAAGCTGCTCGGGTGTTGTCTGGAAAGTGAAGTACCTCGTCTGGTCTACGAGTTCATCCCCAATGGCACTCTTTTTTCTCACATCCATCATCCACATGAAGATTTCCCCTTATTATGGGAAATGCGGGTGAGAATTGCAAAGCAAGTGGCCGGAGCTCTTGCGTACTTGCACTCTGCTGCATCTGTTCCTATCTATCACCGTGACATCAAATCAACCAACATACTCTTGGATGAGAAATATCGAGCCAAAATATCAGATTTTGGGACATCAAGATCAATTTCTCTCGATCAAACTCACGTGACCACACGAGTGGTAGGCACGTTTGGGTACTTGGATCCTGAGTACTTCCAGTCGAGCCAGTTCACAGAAAAGAGCGATGTTTACAGTTTTGGTGTGGTGTTGGTTGAGCTTCTAACTGGAGAGAAGGCAATATCGGCTGTTAGAGTTGAAGAAGGTAGGGGTCTGTCCATGCATTTCCTACATTCGATGGAGCAAGATCAGTTATTTGATATTGTTGATGCAAGGGTACTCAAAGAGGGCAAAAAGGAGGAAATCGAGGCGATGGCTGAAATCGCCAAAAGATGTCTGCATTTGAATGGGAAGGGCAGGCCAACGATGATGGAAGTTTCGCACCATTTGGAAGGAATCAAAGTAGAGATTCCTGAAAATCAGATACAAAGCAGTGGCTGTGATCCTATTGAAGATGTTGACTCTGATGGCCTCTCTTCCATCTCGGAAATCATTGAATGTTCGTCATCTGATGAGTCTTGA
- the LOC121782780 gene encoding tetratricopeptide repeat protein 5-like, whose protein sequence is MSIEAKETAEDLFAEASRAVDLLYNIRDTYFPENPDEKASKLSTESALSLQVLDRIPQEKRKIPGHRATFEYLRGKVLDVFPEYKKEAEDHLSKAVKLNPSLADAWLSLGNCIWKKGDLVSAKNCFTLGLSKGLHKGLLCQLSMLERRMAQGSEDQVKIVDDSIKHAKEAISLDVKDGNSWYNLGNACLTSFFSTGAWDHGKLLQSLKSYQHAEKDERMKSNPDLYFNCAIVNKYLENYERALSGFEAAALRDPGLNATEEVQKIVRLLDKIDSSLRGQTKVKRLASLASSLASVNLNPSYRKETVDCLSEGLNKAVGIVGKVIFFIKHENVAPFYYLLCDPSQKCYVLSVYGVHKEAIKEGDQVTILEPSYQYIDFSWKGKSYQFRSVRVDFMEQMLVNGKALLPQHSVQTSIYAQNKT, encoded by the exons ATGAGCATCGAGGCAAAGGAAACTGCAGAAGATCTGTTTGCGGAGGCGTCAAGGGCTGTCGATTTGCTCTACAACATTCGAGACACCTATTTTCCGGAAAATCCAGATGAAAAAGCTTCGAAACTTTCTACAGAGTCAGCTCTTTCCCTCCAAGTGCTCGATAGAATTCCCCAAG AGAAACGGAAGATTCCGGGGCATAGAGCCACTTTTGAGTATTTGAGAGGGAAAGTGTTGGATGTTTTCCCCGAGTATAAGAAAGAAGCTGAGGATCATCTCTCCAAGGCT GTGAAGCTGAATCCTTCACTTGCAGATGCTTGGTTGAGTTTAGGTAACTGCATATGGAAGAAAGGTGATCTAGTTTCAGCAAAGAATTGTTTTACACTTGGATTAAGCAAG GGTCTCCATAAAGGGCTTCTTTGTCAATTATCGATGCTTGAAAGAAGAATGGCTCAGG GATCTGAAGACCAGGTCAAAATTGTCGATGACAGCATAAAGCATGCCAAAGAAGCCATCTCTCTTGATGTCAAGGATGGGAACTCTTGGT ATAATCTAGGGAATGCTTGTCTCACGTCATTTTTTTCCACCGGAGCTTGGGACCATGGAAAGCTTCTCCAATCTTTAAAGTCGTACCAACATGCT gaaaaagatgaaagaatgAAGTCAAATCCTGACCTATATTTCAACTGTGCCATC GTGAACAAATATCTAGAGAACTACGAGAGAGCTCTGAGTGGATTTGAAGCTGCTGCATTGAGGGACCCTGGTCTAAATGCGACAGAGGAAGTTCAAAAGATTGTTCGCCTTCTAGACAAAATTGATAGTTCACTTCGA GGCCAGACCAAGGTCAAACGACTAGCATCCTTGGCATCATCTCTCGCTAGTGTAAATT TGAACCCATCTTACAGAAAAGAGACCGTAGATTGTCTGTCAGAAGGTCTGAACAAAGCAGTAGGCATCGTAGGAAAAGTCATATTCTTCATTAAGCACGAAAATGTGGCACCATT TTACTATTTGCTGTGTGATCCAAGTCAGAAATGCTACGTTCTGTCTGTCTATGGAGTACACAAGGAGGCG ATTAAAGAAGGAGATCAAGTCACTATTCTAGAGCCTTCTTACCAATATATTGATTTTTCGTGGAAGGGAAAG TCGTACCAGTTCAGATCAGTCCGTGTTGATTTCATGGAGCAAATGCTTGTTAATGGAAAAGCCTTGCTGCCTCAGCATTCTGTTCAAACATCAATCTACGCCCAGAACAAGACGTGA